A stretch of DNA from Myxococcales bacterium:
ATCGCCAATGCGGCGCGATCCTTGACGGAACCGCCCGGGTTGAGGAACTCGGCCTTGGCAAGAATCTCGCAACCGGTGAGATTGGAAACCCGATCCAGCCGAATCAGCGGCGTATTCCCAATGCTGCCAACAAATCCAGAACGCGTATCCATGCTTTGACTCCTGCTCAATTGTTCTTCTGCTCAGGCGCGTTGACTGCTCACTGCGACGGTTTCGCCGGTCATGTACGAAGAGTAGTCACTCGCGAGAAACACCATCACGTTGGCGACTTCGAACGGCTGTGCCCCCCGGCCAAAGGCTTCCTGGGCTTCGAGCTGGTCGAGGGTTTCTTTGGGTGTGGTCTTCACCAGGAAGGGGTGGGTCGCGAAGCTCGGGGAAACTGCGTTGATGCGAATCCCGTATTCGGCGGCTTCGAGAGCTGAGCAACGAGTGAGTGCCATCACGCCGGCCTTGGCCGCCGCGTAATGTGCCTGACCTACCTGAGCACGCCAGCCCAGCACCGAGGCGTTGTTTACGATCACCCCGCTCTCGCGCTCCATCATGTGCGGCAATACCGCACGTGTCATTCGGAATGTTCCCGTCAAAGTAACGTCCAGTACCGTGTGCCATTGCTCGTCGGTCATGTCTACGACGTTCGCCGTACCGCCCAGGCCCGCGTTGTTGATCAGGACGTCGAGTTGGCCGAACTCGCTGATGGCGGTTTCGACCAGCCCCCGGACGTCTTCTTCCTGTGTCACATTGCACAGGCGAGATGGCACGCGATCGCCAGCGAGCTTCTCGAGAGTCTCGGCCGCTTCGGCGAGCCGGCGCTCGTGGATGTCGCTGATCATCACCCGCGCACCTTCTTCGATGCATTTCTTTGCGGCTGCAAAGCCGATCCCCTTCCCGGCGGCGGCAGTTACGAGCACCGTCTTTCCGGTGAGCAGGCCGTGTCCCTCGACATAGGGGGGCGGAGTTTTGCTCATCGCCAGTTCTCCTTTTGGAATTCTCTCTGGGCTTCAAGTCGGGCGCGGTTCGCGAGGCATACCCAGTGCTCGCTCGCTGATGATGTTGCGCTGGATCTCGTTCGACCCGGCGTAGATGGTGTCCGAGCGGGTAAAGAGATACATGCGCTGGAGCGCATTCAACTGGTATGGCGCCCCCTCGGTAATTTCAGAGTGGGCACCCATCACGTCCATTGCGAGTTTGCCGAGATCTCGGTGCCAGGTGGCCCAAAAAATCTTGGTGATCATCGACTCGCGGCCCGGGACACCGCCCTCGTCACGACTGAGCGTCCGGAGCGCGTTGTACCGCTGCAAGCGCAGGCCAATCCAGGCGTTTGCGATGCGCTGTCGCATCACGGGGTCCTTGGCTTTTCCATTGCGTTTGGCGATCTCGATAATCTGTTCGAGTTCGTTGTTGAACAACATCTGTTGGCCGAGAGTAGAAGCGCCGCGCTCGAAGGCGAGGGTGCCCATCGCCACTTTCCAACCGCCATTTTTGCCGCCCACGATGTTGTCCGCAGCAGTTCGGGCATCATTGAAGAAGACTTCGCTGAACTCGGAATCGCCGGTCATTTGTTCGATCGGGCGGATCTCGACGCCAGCTTGATCCATCGGCACCAGGATGTACGAAATCCCGCGGTGTTTCGGCTGCGCTTCGGGATCCGTGCGGCAGACCACGAAGCACCAATCGGACCACGCCGCGCCAGAGGTCCATACCTTTTGCCCGTTCAATACCCATTCGTCGCCCATGAGCTCGGCCCGGGTTTGCACGTTGGCGAGATCCGAGCCCGCGTTGGGTTCGCTGTATCCTTGACACCATATGGTTTCGCCTCTCAAGATGCCGGGCAAGAAGCGCTGTTTCTGTTCGTCGGTTCCGAAGTGGATGAGCGTGGGAGCGAGCAAGCCTTCACCGATGTGTCCGACCCGGGCGGGTCCCTTGGCCCGGGCATACTCTTCGTAGAAGATCACCTGCTGGTTCAGGCTCAGGTCGCGCCCACCGACATCCTTGGGCCAACCGATGCCGATCCAGCCGTCTTCCCCCAGTTTCTTTTCCCAGGCGTGGCGTTCTTCGAAAAGCGCGTTTTCGTCACCGGGACCCCCGCGTCCCATGACGCTGTGAAAATCGCCCTGCAGATGTTGGGACAGCCAGCTCGCGATCTCGTCTCGGAAGACTTCGTCTTCTTTGCTGAAGCGGGTATTCACGATGGGGCGCCGCCAAACTTCGCGATGACTTGTTCGCTGAACTCACCCAGGCTGCGCTTTGCGGATTCGAGGTCCGGTTCCACCGATGCGATCAGCATTCGCTGGGCGCCCGCTTGTTCGATCTCGAGAGCCATGTCATGAGTGGCGGCTCCCGAGTAGGTGAGTTCGATAGCGCTCGGGTCACGCCCCGCTTCGCGCGCCGATGCCTCGACCACCTCGAACAACTTGCCCAGTTCAGAAATGCTGCCGCCCAGCGGGAGGAAGCCATCGCCGAGTCGTCCGGCCCGACGCGCGGCAGCCTTCGAATGGCCGCCGATGTGGATCGGGACTCCGCCTTTCTGCACCGGTCGCGGGTTGCACTTGACCTCGCTGAACGACACGTACTTGCCCGAGTAACTCGCGATGGGGTCGCGCCAGAGAACCTTCATGGCTTCGATGTATTCGTCGGTTCGAGCTCCGCGATCCGAAAAATCGGTGCCCACAGCTTCGGCTTCTTCCTTGAGCCAGCCGATGCCAACCCCCAGGATCGTGCGCCCTCCGGAAAGAGCATCGAGACTCGCGAGTGTCTTCGCGTAGGCGACCGGGTTGTGCTGGGGCAGGATCACCATCGCCGTGCCGACGATCAGGCGGGTAGTCTGTGCGGCTGCCCAGGTATTCCAGATGAGCGGATCGGGAATGTCCGCGTCGGGGATCGGCATGCGACCGTCGGCCGCGTATGGGTAACGCGATGTGTAATGCTCCGGCATCACCACGTGCTCGACGGGCCAGACGGATTCGAAGCCCAGGTCTTCGGCGAGGCGGGCGAAGCCCGATGCGTATTCGGCGGTCGCGACCGGTGCTGCGTAGTAACCGGGAATGATTCCAAACTTCATGCTTGGGCCTCCTGGACCGGGTCAGATCGCTCGCCGCACTGCTACTGCCCGCCGCACTGCCCGCATTGTAGGGAGCGGGGGAGTGCGGTACGGCAGGTACGGATTCTCGAAGAGAGCTTTACGTTACGATACGATACGACCCGCGTGCAAGCCTGTGGGCCGCGTCCCGTCCTCCAGGTGCCCGACGTCCGACGAGAGACGAGACCCACTTGGCAGAACGATCGGTCCGCATTCAGAGTCCCCGCCTTTGAGTCAACGGAGCCCCCGACCCATGGAAGAAACCATTCCGCGACTCGTCTTTGGCGCAGCCGAGCGATTCGCAGATGCGCCCGCGATCGAGGACGAGGGTGTCGTCACGAGCTTTCGCGAGCTCGCCGATGCGGGGCTCGGTGCTGCGCGCGCGTTCATCGCCGCGGGCATCTTGCCCGGAGATCGCGTTTGCGTGTGGGCTCCGAATCTGTGGGAATGGGTGGTTGCCGCGATCGGTATCCAGATGGCGGGCGGCGTGTTGGTCACGCTGAACACGCGATTGAAGGGCAGCGAAGCCGCGTACATCCTGCGCAACAGCGGCGCAAAAATATTGTGCACGATGGGCGAGACCCTCGGCAGCAACTTTCTCAACATCAAGTACGTCGAGATGCTCGCGAGCCAGGATCTTCCGGATCTCGAACGCATCGTGACCCTGCGCGGAGAGGCTGCAGGTACCGTGGGTTGGAGTGATTTTCTCGCCGAGGGTGCGCATGTTTGCGCGGACGTAGCCCGTGAGCGAGCGCTTGCGGTCAAGCCCGACGATCTGTCGGATCTTCTCTTTACTTCTGGAACCACCGGCAGTCCCAAGGGCGTGATGAGCTGCCATGGGCAGAACATCCGCGCCTTCATGTCCTGGAGCGAAGTCGTGGGGCTGCGCCAGGGTGATCGGTACCTGATCGTAATGCCGTTCTTTCATTCTTTTGGCTACAAGGCCGGATGGCTCGCATGTCTGATGCGGGGGGCTACGGCGATCCCCCATCAAGTTTTCGACGTCTCGGTCATTCTCGAGCGCATCGCCAGGGATCGCATCAGCGTGTTTCCAGGTGCGCCAGCCATTTATCAGAGCATGCTCGCCTACCCGGATCTCGCAAAGCATGACATCTCGTGTCTGCGCCTCGCGGTCACCGGCGCGGCACCGACACCGGTCGAATTAATTCACCGCATGAAGGACGAACTCGGCATTGAGACGATCATTACCGGTTACGGGCTCACCGAGACCTCCGGCATTGCGACGATGTGTCGCTTCGACGACGACCCCGAGACCATCGCAACGACTTCAGGCCGGGCGATTCCCGATGTCGAGGTGCAGTGCGTGGACGAGCACGGCAACGAAGTGCCGCGGGGCGAGCCGGGTGAAGTGTGGGTGCGCGGGTACAACGTGATGCGGGGCTACTTTGGCGATGCCGCAGAAACCGAAAAGACGATCGATCGCGAGGGTTGGCTCCACACGGGGGATGTCGCGATCATGGACGACGCTGGCTACATCAAGATCACCGATCGCATCAAGGACATGTACATCGCCGGTGGCTTCAACTGCTATCCGGCGGAGATTGAAAGCGCGCTCTACGGCAGCGGGGAGTACGCACAGGTCGCCGTGATCGGAATTCCTGACGAACGCATGGGGGAGGTCGGGATGGCGTTTGTCGTTCCGGCGCCCGGTGCGAACCCGACGCCGGAGTCGGTGATTGCCTGGTGTCGAGAGAACATGGCGAACTACAAGGTTCCGCGCCGGGTTGAGATCGTGTCGGAACTGCCGGTTAACGCTTCGGGCAAGGTGACTAAATTTGTTTTGCGCGAGCTTGCGGCGCGGGGTTAGTGGGTGTGGAGGCCGCGGAGGGCCAGGTCGACCATGGGGTCGACCATTTCGGGTTTAATGCGGCCGCCCTTGAAGAAGAGGGTGACTGCGATGGGACCTACCACGAGGTCGGCTGCCAGTTCGAGGTCGATGTCGCTGGCGAGCTCTCCGCGCTCGCGAGCGCGTTCAAAGGCGGCGATCAGTGGGCGTCGCCGATCGATGGAAACTGGATCGAAAAGCACTGAAAGTTCGGGGTTGTGGAAGCGCTCGCCCGCCAGGCTCGGGAGCACGGCTGATAGCGCGGTTGAGTTGAAGACCTCGAGGTAGCGTCGAAGCATTTTCTTCAAATCGTCGGCAAGGTTTCCCGTGTCGCAGTCTTCGAACCCGGGTAGCTGTCCAAAGGCTTCGACGATCAATGGAAGCTTCGAAGTCCAGCGGCGATAAATTGTCGCTTTTCCCACTCCCGCACGATTCGCCACGCCTTCGACGGTCAGCGCCGAAAAGCCGAGTTCGACCAGTAGCTCGAGGGTGGCGTCGAGAATCGCCTGATGGGCCTCTTCGCTGCGGGGCCGGCCCGCACTCGAATTCGCGAGATTGTCTGCACTCATTGCCGCCACTCCAATCCAAGGCCAATCCGCATTACGATACAGCACGTATCGTATGCTTTCATTCCCCCAGGACTGTTTCGTGGCGCCCACTGCGCTCGAAAAGCGGGCTCAATCTTGGCCGGCGCGCCAGAGCACAACGCGATTTCGGCCGCGATCCTTTGCCATGTAGAGGGCCTTGTCGGCCTCTCCGACCACGGTCTTCCAGCTCTCTCGCGTGCGGTCGAGCGCCGCTTCATGGGCGATCCCGGCGCTGATCGTCACGAAACCCTCATCGGATTCGCAGTGCTCGAAACCCAGATCCAGAACACTCGCGCAGATTCGCTCGGTGATGATCGCGGCACCGGTGGGCAGGCATTCCGGGAACAGCAGCAGGAACTCCTCGCCTCCGTAGCGGTAGATGCGGTCGGACTTTCGCAGCAATTCGGTGAGGCGATCGGATAGCTTGCGCAAGAGTTCGTCGCCGGCCTGGTGGCCGTAGTGATCGTTGTACTGTTTGAAGTAATCGATGTCGAACAGCGCGACCGAATAGGGGCGATGGAATCGCATGGCGATTGCGTGAACGTTGTCGAGTTCGAGTTCCATCGCTCGGCGGTTTCCAAGTCCCGTCAGGCCGTCTTCGAGGGCAAGGCTCTTGAAGCGCTCGTTCATGATTGCGAGTTCTTCGTTTCGGCTCTCGAGTTCGACGAGCAGTCGGGCGGTTTCGTCCTGGGCTTCTTTGATCCGCAGTGCCGAGCGAACCCTCGCCAGCAGAATTCTCTTCTTGACCGGCTTGGAAACGTAGTCCCACGCCCCAGCCTCGAGGGACGCCAGGATGTGCTCGTCTTCATCGTTCGCGGAGACCATGATGATGGGGATCGACTCGGTTCGAGGATTGCTCTTGAAGCGCCGGCACGTCTCCACGCCGTCGATTCCGGGCATGCCGATGTCCAGCAAGATGACGTCGGGCAAGCGGTGCGCCGCAAGTTCGAGGCTCTCTTCGCCTCGACGTGCTTTCGTGACGTCAAACCCGTCCTTCTCGAGCAACATCGAGATCAGGGCGAGATTGTCCTCACTGTCGTCTACAACCAGAATGTTCGTCAAGTCTGGCTCCTGTGATGCGGGCCCAATGCGGTCGCGCGCGGGGCCACGGCACGGCAATCAGTGGAATCAATCGGCCGATTCAGCTTGTGACTGCACGAGTTTTCCAGTCCACGACGTTGAGCTTCTGGATCGAGGGATACTCCGGACGCCCAGGATCGGGCAAAACCATGAGCAGCGCGGGAAAAGCCCGGTCCTTTCGCGGTACCCTGGCGTGAGATTTGCGAGCATGGGTCAACGCCGGAGGATCGTCTTTGAAGGACCAAAAGCTCAAAGTTCTGCTGCATTTCAACCCGGATTTCGTCGACGAACGGCGCGCTGATTTTCCCGAAGTCGAATTCATCACCGTGCCGCGAACCGGAGAGATCCCCGCTGGTGTCGAGGGCGAAGTGCTGCTCACACTGGCATGGGGCACGGAGAATCTCGCCGAGGTCGTGAAGCGCGGTGTTCGTTGGATTCACACCATCGGCACCGGTGTCGATCGGTTTCCGATCGACGCCATCGGCGACTGCGTATTGACCTGCGCCCGGGGCGCGAGTGCAATCCCCGTTGCGGAGTGGACCCTTGCGATGATGTTGGCCTTTGAAAAGCAGCTTCCCAAAAGTTGGATCAAAAAAGAGCCGGAGCACTGGAACATTGCCCAGCTCGGGGGACTGCACGGAAAGACCCTCGGGCTGGTGGGGCTGGGATCGATCGGCGAAGCGATTGCCACCCGTGCTCAGGCGTTTGGCATGGGGGTGATCGCCTGTCGCCGCAGCGCCCAACCGAGTGGGGTGTCCGATGTGGAAGTGGTGTCGGATTTGGCCGAACTGCTGCCACAGGCCGATCATCTCGTGATTGCGGCTGCGGCCACGGCGGAGACGCGACACTTGATCGACGCAAAAGCTCTGGCCCAGGTCAAACCGGGTGTCCACCTCGTCAACATCGCTCGGGGTTCGATCATCGATCAAGCTGCGCTCGAGGTCGCCCTCGATGATGGCCGGGTCGCGTGCGCTTCTCTCGATGTCTGCGAGCCCGAGCCCCTGCCCGAAGGACACTGGCTGTATCGACATCCGCAGGTCAACTTGAGCTCCCACATCTCCTGGTCGATGCCGGGATCCATGGCGATGATTCGCGAGACGTTCTATCGCAATTTGCGCCGCTTTCTCGACGGTGAAGAGTTGGAAGCGCAAGTCGACCGCTCGCGGGGCTATTGAAACACGAACAGAAGAATGAGAGCAGGTGAAAAGGAGAATGACGATGAGTGAATCCGAAGAGCGAGTCCTCAGCGGCGAGGTCTGGGACGATTTTTGCGAAGCGTTGAAGGAAGCGGGCCGACTCGTACAGAGTGCGGGCGCTCCCGATGATGCCTTCAACAAGGCCGAGGGTTATCGCTACCTGAGCCGCATGCTTCGCTCCGGACTCGAAAGTTTTCTCGAACACGGCGACCCCGCTTTTCCGGAGCTTCGCTGCCCCTGCCACACGACGATCAAGATGGGCGCGGACAACCCGGACAACTACTACCAGAGCACGTCACTCGACCCCGGGTACGACTACCGCATTACGGGCACGCGAGGCACGGTCGACTATCTGGGCTTCGGCACGGTAATCAACCGCTACAGCACAGGCGGCGGCATGAAGACAACGGGTTATCTCGACTCGAGCGAATTGGAAATAGACGCAGACGGTCGTCTCGAAATCATCGTCAGCCAGAAAGAGCACCCAGGCAACTGGCTTCCGATGGGGCCCGAGAGCAATTCACTGAATGTGCGCCAGACCTTTCAGGATCGCGTCAACGAGAAGCGCGCGGAAATCACGATCGAGCGGATCGGCGCCGATCAGGAGCGCCCGGCTCCACTCACTCCCGAAAAGTTGGATCGCGGTCTCACCGGCGCGGCGAGGTTTCTTCGCGTCACGACCCAGATGTTCGAAAACTGGTCCGAGAGCTTCGTTCCGACCATGAACGAGCTGCCTCCCGCCGATCAAGACTATTGCCAGGCGATCGGTGGCGATCCCAACATCTTTTACTTCCACAGCGCCTGGAAACTGGCGGACGACGAAGTCCTGGTGATCGACGCCGAAAAAATCCCCGAGTGTCAGACTTGGAATTTTCAGCTCGACAACTGGTGGATGGAGTCCCTCGACTATCGCTATCACACGATCCATATCAACAAACACACCGCCAGCTACCGGCCCGATGGTTCTGTGCGCCTGATCATCTCCCACACGGACCCGGGGCTGCCGAACTGGATTGAAACGGCGGGCCACAATCTGGGCACGATGTGCTGGCGCTGGATCGGCGCGACGGATCACCCATTGGTGACGACCAAGGTGATGAAGCTCAGCGAATTGAGCTGAATTCGTACAGCGCAAGCTTTCGCACTGCATCGAGATCCAACAACAGTTCAAATTGCGCGCTCGTGGCGAGTAGCCCGAAGCCGAGGACCGTGGCCAGCAGGGCTGCGATCGAAACGCGTCGCCAACTGTGCGTCGTCGCGCCGCTGACGGGTTCAAACGTGCGCACAACGGTCTCGTTGTCGCGACATTCGAAGACCTGGTGTTCCCACAACCAGCCGGCGAGTTGCTGCCGAAGATCCGTGGGGGAGGGCTGACCGAGTTCGCGTTCGAGTCGGCGCCGGATGAGTGCAGCGCTTGCGATTCGCTGTCGAGGTTTCGCTCTGAGACAACCCCGGACGATCTTTCGCAGATAGCGGGGCACGCCACTCACGTGAGTGCTGAGCCGGGGATAGCGTTCTTTGCCCATCCTCTTGAGCAAGCCTTCGGTTTGAGACTTCGTTGAATCGGGTTCCGGGTAGGGAAGCCGATTCGACAACAGCTCGTAGAGCACAACGCCCAGGGAAAACAGATCGCAACGCGCATCGACGCGTTCCCCCAGCATTTGCTCGGGGGGCATATAGGGCGGTGAGCCGAGCATGACCCCGGGTTGCGTGAGCCCCGCCCCCCGGGCATCGAGGGCCAGGCCGAAGTCTGCAATCTTTACCTCGCCCCGTCGCCCCACAATGATGTTCTGGGGTTTGAGGTCGCGGTGCACGGTGCCCTGGTCGTGGACCGCTTCGAGTCCCCGAACGATTTCGAGGGCGATCATCGCTGCGATGCGGGAAGGCAAAGGGCCACAGCACTTCAACACGCTGGCGAGATCGGCTCCGTCGACATACTCCTGGGCGATGTACTCGTTGCCGCGCCAGACAAATCGATCGTATACCGTGACCACATTGGGGTGATGGATGGCGGCCGCGGTTCGCGCTTCGCGGCGGAACCGTTCGGCCATTTCCAGGTTCTCCCGGAGTTCCGGGCGGATGCGCTTCAATACGGCTGGACGATCCAGGGAGACCTGCCGGGCGAGCAACACCACCCCCATGCCGCCGCTGCCCAATTCGTCTTCGACCAAATAGTTGCCGAGGGTTTTGCCGACCAGCGTAACCATTGCCGCAATTCTCCTCGCCGCGCCCTGGAAAGTCGACGCTCGTCAGGTCGCCAGTCGCGCAGAGCTAATCCTTGATCCAATGCGTCTTGCCCGACTTCGCAATGGGCTCGAGGACAAAGCGGAGCATTGCGTTGCCGACTTCGATCGAGTCTCCGTGCTTGAGATCGGCGACCAGGACTTCGGCGCCGTTCACCCTCATGCCGTTGGTGCTCGCCAGATCCCGCACGCGAAATCCGTCGGTCTGCAATTCGAATGCAACGTGTTCTTTAGACATCGCGTCGTCGGAAATGCAGAAATCGGCTTTCGGGCTGCGTCCCACAATGGCCTGCTCGCGCTCGATCACAAATTCTTCGCCCGCAGCGGGCCCCTTTTCGATGATGAGAGACACGCAATTCCTCGCAAAGAAGTCATCGGTGGCGGAATGATCATCGGGTTTTTTTATTCGTACGGTGTGACCGTCCTTCATCAGGTTTGCTCCCAAAAACGCAATTCTTGAGAAATCTATCGGTCCATCGTTCGTGTACTCTTGTGATCTACATCACTCAGTACGTCGGTTTGCGACACAGCCGCCGACTGAACCTGATGTATTGTTCGCGACCACCGTGGGACATCGAAGCGAGGAACTCAGGTTGCACAAGACAAGCGTCACTCTCTGGTTGGGGATCGTATTGGGACTGCTGGTCGGCGCGCCGGTGCAGAGTCAGCAACGTGCAATGCCGCCCGGTCATCCCGTCGTCGATCAGACGAAGTCCAATGCGAGGAGCGCGCATTCCTTTGGCGAACGGAGCATCACGGGAACCGTGATCGAAACCATGGATGCGTCGAGTTACACCTACGTGCACGTCGATGCGGGAAGTCGGTCGGTCTGGGCGGCGGCGCCGCAGTTTCCGGTAAAGGTCGGCGACCGGGTGTCGATCCCCACCGGGAGCCCCATGCAGAACTATCGAAGCGATTCCCTGGGGCGAACATTTCCACTGGTCTATTTTGCCGGCA
This window harbors:
- a CDS encoding SDR family oxidoreductase — encoded protein: MSKTPPPYVEGHGLLTGKTVLVTAAAGKGIGFAAAKKCIEEGARVMISDIHERRLAEAAETLEKLAGDRVPSRLCNVTQEEDVRGLVETAISEFGQLDVLINNAGLGGTANVVDMTDEQWHTVLDVTLTGTFRMTRAVLPHMMERESGVIVNNASVLGWRAQVGQAHYAAAKAGVMALTRCSALEAAEYGIRINAVSPSFATHPFLVKTTPKETLDQLEAQEAFGRGAQPFEVANVMVFLASDYSSYMTGETVAVSSQRA
- a CDS encoding acyl-CoA dehydrogenase family protein gives rise to the protein MNTRFSKEDEVFRDEIASWLSQHLQGDFHSVMGRGGPGDENALFEERHAWEKKLGEDGWIGIGWPKDVGGRDLSLNQQVIFYEEYARAKGPARVGHIGEGLLAPTLIHFGTDEQKQRFLPGILRGETIWCQGYSEPNAGSDLANVQTRAELMGDEWVLNGQKVWTSGAAWSDWCFVVCRTDPEAQPKHRGISYILVPMDQAGVEIRPIEQMTGDSEFSEVFFNDARTAADNIVGGKNGGWKVAMGTLAFERGASTLGQQMLFNNELEQIIEIAKRNGKAKDPVMRQRIANAWIGLRLQRYNALRTLSRDEGGVPGRESMITKIFWATWHRDLGKLAMDVMGAHSEITEGAPYQLNALQRMYLFTRSDTIYAGSNEIQRNIISERALGMPREPRPT
- a CDS encoding LLM class F420-dependent oxidoreductase — encoded protein: MKFGIIPGYYAAPVATAEYASGFARLAEDLGFESVWPVEHVVMPEHYTSRYPYAADGRMPIPDADIPDPLIWNTWAAAQTTRLIVGTAMVILPQHNPVAYAKTLASLDALSGGRTILGVGIGWLKEEAEAVGTDFSDRGARTDEYIEAMKVLWRDPIASYSGKYVSFSEVKCNPRPVQKGGVPIHIGGHSKAAARRAGRLGDGFLPLGGSISELGKLFEVVEASAREAGRDPSAIELTYSGAATHDMALEIEQAGAQRMLIASVEPDLESAKRSLGEFSEQVIAKFGGAPS
- a CDS encoding fatty acid--CoA ligase family protein; the protein is MEETIPRLVFGAAERFADAPAIEDEGVVTSFRELADAGLGAARAFIAAGILPGDRVCVWAPNLWEWVVAAIGIQMAGGVLVTLNTRLKGSEAAYILRNSGAKILCTMGETLGSNFLNIKYVEMLASQDLPDLERIVTLRGEAAGTVGWSDFLAEGAHVCADVARERALAVKPDDLSDLLFTSGTTGSPKGVMSCHGQNIRAFMSWSEVVGLRQGDRYLIVMPFFHSFGYKAGWLACLMRGATAIPHQVFDVSVILERIARDRISVFPGAPAIYQSMLAYPDLAKHDISCLRLAVTGAAPTPVELIHRMKDELGIETIITGYGLTETSGIATMCRFDDDPETIATTSGRAIPDVEVQCVDEHGNEVPRGEPGEVWVRGYNVMRGYFGDAAETEKTIDREGWLHTGDVAIMDDAGYIKITDRIKDMYIAGGFNCYPAEIESALYGSGEYAQVAVIGIPDERMGEVGMAFVVPAPGANPTPESVIAWCRENMANYKVPRRVEIVSELPVNASGKVTKFVLRELAARG
- a CDS encoding TetR/AcrR family transcriptional regulator; protein product: MSADNLANSSAGRPRSEEAHQAILDATLELLVELGFSALTVEGVANRAGVGKATIYRRWTSKLPLIVEAFGQLPGFEDCDTGNLADDLKKMLRRYLEVFNSTALSAVLPSLAGERFHNPELSVLFDPVSIDRRRPLIAAFERARERGELASDIDLELAADLVVGPIAVTLFFKGGRIKPEMVDPMVDLALRGLHTH
- a CDS encoding diguanylate cyclase gives rise to the protein MTNILVVDDSEDNLALISMLLEKDGFDVTKARRGEESLELAAHRLPDVILLDIGMPGIDGVETCRRFKSNPRTESIPIIMVSANDEDEHILASLEAGAWDYVSKPVKKRILLARVRSALRIKEAQDETARLLVELESRNEELAIMNERFKSLALEDGLTGLGNRRAMELELDNVHAIAMRFHRPYSVALFDIDYFKQYNDHYGHQAGDELLRKLSDRLTELLRKSDRIYRYGGEEFLLLFPECLPTGAAIITERICASVLDLGFEHCESDEGFVTISAGIAHEAALDRTRESWKTVVGEADKALYMAKDRGRNRVVLWRAGQD
- a CDS encoding dihydrofolate reductase, which codes for MKDQKLKVLLHFNPDFVDERRADFPEVEFITVPRTGEIPAGVEGEVLLTLAWGTENLAEVVKRGVRWIHTIGTGVDRFPIDAIGDCVLTCARGASAIPVAEWTLAMMLAFEKQLPKSWIKKEPEHWNIAQLGGLHGKTLGLVGLGSIGEAIATRAQAFGMGVIACRRSAQPSGVSDVEVVSDLAELLPQADHLVIAAAATAETRHLIDAKALAQVKPGVHLVNIARGSIIDQAALEVALDDGRVACASLDVCEPEPLPEGHWLYRHPQVNLSSHISWSMPGSMAMIRETFYRNLRRFLDGEELEAQVDRSRGY
- a CDS encoding DUF1214 domain-containing protein, with the protein product MTMSESEERVLSGEVWDDFCEALKEAGRLVQSAGAPDDAFNKAEGYRYLSRMLRSGLESFLEHGDPAFPELRCPCHTTIKMGADNPDNYYQSTSLDPGYDYRITGTRGTVDYLGFGTVINRYSTGGGMKTTGYLDSSELEIDADGRLEIIVSQKEHPGNWLPMGPESNSLNVRQTFQDRVNEKRAEITIERIGADQERPAPLTPEKLDRGLTGAARFLRVTTQMFENWSESFVPTMNELPPADQDYCQAIGGDPNIFYFHSAWKLADDEVLVIDAEKIPECQTWNFQLDNWWMESLDYRYHTIHINKHTASYRPDGSVRLIISHTDPGLPNWIETAGHNLGTMCWRWIGATDHPLVTTKVMKLSELS
- a CDS encoding serine/threonine protein kinase encodes the protein MVTLVGKTLGNYLVEDELGSGGMGVVLLARQVSLDRPAVLKRIRPELRENLEMAERFRREARTAAAIHHPNVVTVYDRFVWRGNEYIAQEYVDGADLASVLKCCGPLPSRIAAMIALEIVRGLEAVHDQGTVHRDLKPQNIIVGRRGEVKIADFGLALDARGAGLTQPGVMLGSPPYMPPEQMLGERVDARCDLFSLGVVLYELLSNRLPYPEPDSTKSQTEGLLKRMGKERYPRLSTHVSGVPRYLRKIVRGCLRAKPRQRIASAALIRRRLERELGQPSPTDLRQQLAGWLWEHQVFECRDNETVVRTFEPVSGATTHSWRRVSIAALLATVLGFGLLATSAQFELLLDLDAVRKLALYEFSSIR
- a CDS encoding FHA domain-containing protein, whose product is MKDGHTVRIKKPDDHSATDDFFARNCVSLIIEKGPAAGEEFVIEREQAIVGRSPKADFCISDDAMSKEHVAFELQTDGFRVRDLASTNGMRVNGAEVLVADLKHGDSIEVGNAMLRFVLEPIAKSGKTHWIKD